The segment TCATTCTCCATTCGGTAGATTCATTTGGTGTTCAAGAATATATATTAAATATACTCCTTTTCTTCGAGTTTGTACAGTAAAAAGTAGAACATTCATTCGTTTTTTTTACAGCCCATAAAGATGCATAAGGAGACTTAAAAGAAATCGCTTATAGCTTCTGTAATTCTTTAAGCAGGAAGAATTGACCGTATTTTGCCGACCTGCTTCTGTTTGCGGACCGCCCGCCCCCTAGAAGAAGCTTTTCACAAGTTGTCGGCTGGCCTTTTATTGAAATACCAATATAAACAGTACCTACAGGATGACCTTCTAATTCATCTGGACCTGCTACACCTGTGAAGCTAATGCCAATATCTGTGTCTATCAGCTTAGCAACATTTTCAGCAAGCTCTTTGGCACACTGTTCGCTCACAACACCATCATTAGTTATAGTCTCCTCTTTGACAGAAAGGACATTTTGTTTTACTTCATTTGTATAACAAACAACTCCGCCGCTAAACACATTTCCTGCTCCAGGAATGTTCGTCATCTCCTGCTGGAACAGACCGCCTGTCAGGCTTTCTGCTGCAGCAATTGTAAGGCCGTGTTTTCCAAGCTCCTTAGAAAGCTCTTTGGCAAGCGTTGTGTCGTCGTATCCATAGAAAAACTCGCCAACGCGTTCAAAGATTGCCTTTTCCGCCTCATCTATAAGGCGTTCTGCTTCTTCCTGTGAATCATGCTTGCACGTAATGCGAAGTGTAACTTCCCCTTCTCCTGCAAGCGGTGCGATTGTTGGATTTGATTGCTTTTCAATCAAGTCGAGGATTTCTGTTTCCAGCAGCGATTCTCCAATTCCGAAGAAGCGTAGCACTCTGGAAACAATCAGTTCTTTCGTTGTCAGCTTCTCTTGAAGCGCGACATATCCATATACATCAAACATCGGCTGCATTTCCTTAGGAGGTCCTGGCAGAAGCATATAGAAGCGGCTATCTTTTTCCAAAAACATTCCTGGTGCCATGCCGTAATCGTTAGCAAGGATACGCGACCCTTCCAAAACAAGCGCCTGTTTTTTATTGTTTTCTGTCATTTGTCGCTTAGAGCGGACAAAATACTGCTCAATAGAATGAAGAGCAGCTTCATCAAAAACAAGCTCTTTTCCAAGATGGCCTGCAATTGTTTCCTTTGTCAAATCATCCTTTGTAGGACCAAGCCCACCTGTAAACACAAGAAGATTAGAGCGAGATTCAGCAACCTCAATGGCTTCCTTTAAGCGGGCTGGGTTATCTCCAACCGCTGTATGAAAATATACGTTAATTCCTAATTGAGCCAATTGCTTTGAAATGTATTGTGCATTCGTGTTAGCTATCTGCCCTAGTAATAATTCGGAGCCAACCGCTATGATTTCTGCATTCATCCGTCTATTTCCCCTTTCTTTCCCTCGTATCTATATAACCGTATTCCCTTATTACATGAAACTAAAAGTTTTTTCCAATTAAAATTACTTAGAATTAACAAAAACATGTTTGTTTTTGTTGAAATAATCCCAGCCAGACCAAATCGTAAAGATTAAAGCAATCCAAAGAGCAATATCACCAAATGGAAGTCCAACTAATTGGAAAATCATATTATGTAAAAGCAATGCGGAAATCGCGACGATTTGTGCCCATGTCTTTATTTTTCCGAGCATATTCGCAGCAACCACTTCTCCGCCGCCTGCAAGGATAGCACGAAGCCCTGTCACAGCAAATTCCCTGCTTATGATGACAATAGTGATCCAAGCTGAAGCCATATCATAGTTAACAAGCACAACAAGCGCAGCAGATACTAGCAGTTTATCTGCAAGCGGATCAAGAAATTTCCCTAAATCTGTGACAAGATTATATTTTCTCGCAAAGTATCCGTCGACCCAGTCTGTTGTCGATGCTAATATGAACAGCAGTGCTCCAACAAAATGGGAAACAGGCAATGTCACGCCAAGTAAAGTCATTTCGCCCCATGAAAAATCAGCGAGCATGATGACAAGAAATACCGGTATTAACAGTATTCTTGAAACAGTTATTTTGTTTGGTAAATTCATCTTACTTCCTCCGTTTTATGTACAAAAATATCGATTTCTCAAATATTGGCTAGAAGTCTTTTAATTCTTTTATAAAAGAACGGAAAAGAAATTAGCCAAAATAGTATGAAAACATTAGTATTATACCCAAAAATACTAGAAAAAGCGAAAAATAGCCATCAGAAAACGATGACTCTCCTACACTTTTCTATTAAAGCAAAAGCAAGAAAGAGCTGATTACACAGCCCTTTATGCTTAACCTTTACTCTTTTTCTTCTTTCACATACTTGATTGTAATATCCTGACGCACAGAATCTGACGGGGAAACAGCAAAATCAATTTTCTCGTCATTAACATAAACATCTGTTTGGCTGCTGTTGCCAATAACTAGTAGTGCTTCTGTTTCCTTTGAGTAATCAACTGTCTTTGAATCTTCCCCATCTTTATCTAAAATACCCTGATAGAAGGAATATCCTTTGCCGTTTTGCATGTTTACCCATGTTTGCCCTGTTGAAACAAGCTTAACACTGAACTTGTCCGCATTTTTCAACTCATAAACGGTAGAGCTTCCACTTGTTTCTGCAACCTTTATTTCCTGCTTTGGCGTTTCTTCTTCCTTCTCTTCTTCCTCGGCAGCTTGCTCTTTATCAGCCTCTGTGTCTGCTACCTTCTGGTCAGTTGCATTTTCATCCGTTTTCTTTTCGTTCTCAGCGTCCTTTAATGTCGCTGACTCTTCATACTTAGCTCCCGTTTGATCGTTTTTTGTGTCTGCAGCAGAATCATCACTTCCACGATTTTGGATTAAGTACCAAGCAAGTGCAATAACACCGACAACAAGTAATGTGATCAGAACTTTAGGCAATATATCCATTACCTTTGATCCGCCTTCTGACATGGTTTGTCTTGTTGTTACTCTTGACAGCTTTTCTGGGATTTCTTCATTGCCGCTTGACGGAATTTCACTTTTATACTCCTCAAACAAATCCTCTGGAGGCAAATCCACCGCTTCGGCATATTGTTTGATGAATGCTCTAGCATAAAACTTCCCTGGCATCATACTAAAATTGCCCTCTTCAATCCCTACCAAGTAACGGGTTTGAATTTTTGTCATTTCTTGAAGCTCCTCAAGACTTAAGCCTTTGGCGAGCCTCGCTTCTTTTAATCTGTTTCCTAATTCACTCACAAATAACACCTTCCAACTTGCTAAAAATCAAATCCTTGAAACTCATTTTCTAAAAGTAGTGCATTCTTTTTTCTGACATCGAGTATAATTTCTTCATTCGGCTCATGTCGAAGCTCAATAATATAATCGAAATCATCAAGCGTATATTCTGTATTATGTACAAACACATCTGGATGCTCGACCACTTTAACAGCAGGAAGTCGCATCACTTCCCTAATAAGCTGCCAATGCTTCTCATTAATCTGCTTGCTTGAAACAACTCCATCTATAATAAAAAGATTGTTTTCACTATACTCATCTTGTATTAACGTACTCCTGACAGTCTGCTTCAGTAACGTAG is part of the Niallia taxi genome and harbors:
- a CDS encoding competence/damage-inducible protein A codes for the protein MNAEIIAVGSELLLGQIANTNAQYISKQLAQLGINVYFHTAVGDNPARLKEAIEVAESRSNLLVFTGGLGPTKDDLTKETIAGHLGKELVFDEAALHSIEQYFVRSKRQMTENNKKQALVLEGSRILANDYGMAPGMFLEKDSRFYMLLPGPPKEMQPMFDVYGYVALQEKLTTKELIVSRVLRFFGIGESLLETEILDLIEKQSNPTIAPLAGEGEVTLRITCKHDSQEEAERLIDEAEKAIFERVGEFFYGYDDTTLAKELSKELGKHGLTIAAAESLTGGLFQQEMTNIPGAGNVFSGGVVCYTNEVKQNVLSVKEETITNDGVVSEQCAKELAENVAKLIDTDIGISFTGVAGPDELEGHPVGTVYIGISIKGQPTTCEKLLLGGGRSANRSRSAKYGQFFLLKELQKL
- the pgsA gene encoding CDP-diacylglycerol--glycerol-3-phosphate 3-phosphatidyltransferase; amino-acid sequence: MNLPNKITVSRILLIPVFLVIMLADFSWGEMTLLGVTLPVSHFVGALLFILASTTDWVDGYFARKYNLVTDLGKFLDPLADKLLVSAALVVLVNYDMASAWITIVIISREFAVTGLRAILAGGGEVVAANMLGKIKTWAQIVAISALLLHNMIFQLVGLPFGDIALWIALIFTIWSGWDYFNKNKHVFVNSK
- a CDS encoding helix-turn-helix domain-containing protein; translated protein: MSELGNRLKEARLAKGLSLEELQEMTKIQTRYLVGIEEGNFSMMPGKFYARAFIKQYAEAVDLPPEDLFEEYKSEIPSSGNEEIPEKLSRVTTRQTMSEGGSKVMDILPKVLITLLVVGVIALAWYLIQNRGSDDSAADTKNDQTGAKYEESATLKDAENEKKTDENATDQKVADTEADKEQAAEEEEKEEETPKQEIKVAETSGSSTVYELKNADKFSVKLVSTGQTWVNMQNGKGYSFYQGILDKDGEDSKTVDYSKETEALLVIGNSSQTDVYVNDEKIDFAVSPSDSVRQDITIKYVKEEKE